In Xiphophorus maculatus strain JP 163 A chromosome 9, X_maculatus-5.0-male, whole genome shotgun sequence, the genomic window TCCCTTTCTACTTGGTAAACATGTCAACCAAAAGATCAcatatgtggaaaaacaaaggTACATCAGGGAAAAGTGTGGAGCTACGGTTAACAAGCTACATTCTTCGCCCGGTCACATGACTTTGCATGACTTTAAAGGATTCTATTTTGTGTGAATTATAACATGGTTagtcaaactttttttatgaCTGAAACCTTTGCCACAGGTtccacatgagaaaggcttctcacctgtatgaTTCCTTATGTGGTTAGTCAAATTACGTTTCGCATTGAAACCCTTTCCACAAATTACACATGAaaaaggtttctcacctgtgtgagttctcatgtggCTTGTCAAACTTCCTCTTtgattgaaacattttccacacgTCATACATGGAAAAGGCTTCTCACCCGTGTGAGTTCTCAAGTGCCTATTTAAGTGTCCTTTTTgattgaaactttttccacaggttatACAAgaaaaaggcttctcacctgtatgaTTTGTCATGTGGTTAGTCAAATTACGCTTTGTATTGAAACCCTTTCCACAGGTTaaacatgagaaaggcttctcacttgtgtgaattctcatgtggctattcaaatcatttttgtgCCTGAAACATTTCCCGCAAGTTttacatgagaaaggcttctcacctgtgtgagttctcatATGGcaattcaaaatatgtttttgattgaaacttttcccacaggttagacatgagaaaggcttctcacctgtgtgagttctcatgtggCTAATCAAATTACCCTTTTGATTAAAAGACTTTCCACAGATTatacatgagaaaggcttctcacctgtgtgagttctcatgtgaacTGTTAATCCACAGTTGAATTTGAAACTTTTATGACACACTTTGCACTGTTTCAATGTTTTATCCTTCTGAATTTTCTTGCCCTTCATCCTTTGCTCTTCATTTTCACTTCTGGTCTTCTGTTTATCTCTGTGGGATCCCGAGGCTTCGTTAGTCTTTATTCCCTGGTGATGATCTGCTTCAGGGATGTTCTGGAAGATGATTTGGGTTCCATTGAGCTCCGGTTGTTGGCGGTTTGTTTCATCATCAGAAAGCTTTAGGATTAAGATCTCAATCTCCTCCTTTGGGACTTCCTGGTCTTCATCCTGACTGATACCATCAGCCTCAATGTTTGCCATCTGCTCAAGTCCTGATCCATCTTCCTGCTCCTTTATTTGTTTAAGTTCTAGTTCTAATGATTCCTCTTTGATTTTGTGAGATACAGAATTATCCATCTCTTGGTCCACTACATCCTGGTTTTCATCCTGACTGATGTCTTCAACCTCAATCTTTACAATCTGCAGAGATCCTAATTGATAATCTTCTTCCTTCATTTGTTGCAGTTCTAGTTCCTCTGGCTCTTCTTTGATTTCAAGAGATGCAGAATCTCTTCCTATTGCGTTTTCCATCTCTAGCTTTGGTGCAGTAAGGTCTGGTTCTGAGTCATGCTCTGGTTCCTCTGCTCTCCCTTTGGTTTTCAGAGATTCCCTCTGGTTCAGAAAAGAGATGTCTTGTTGGTTGAGGATAAAATGATGAGCAAGAGCATCTTGCTTGATAACAGACATAATGtgtcaaatctgaaaaaatgaaaacagaaaatggaatattaaaattttagctTAGTTGATTCTCTGTCCATCTTTTATTGACCAAGAAAAGGAGCATCAcagctgaaaacattttcaagatgCAACTGATTGCAGGAGCTCACTGATAATAAAGATTCAAATTTTCTACAGGTGCTGtctctagagcaggggtgggcaatcctggtcctcgagggccggtgtcctgcaaatcttagatgtctccctggtccaacacacttgaatccaataactgaatcacctcctaagtgcagtcaggttctccagagtcctgctaatgacctcattatttgactcaggtgtgctgaagtagagatgcatctaaaagttgcaggagaccggccctcgaggcctggagttgcccacccctgctctagagtCAAAGTGAACTCAGCATTAAGGTAACAACCTGGAGCAGATGAACAAGGACACTTGGAAAGATGATGAGAGCTGTTACTTTTCAgataaataattgtattttttatcatagtgatttttttggtagtttgatttaaattttccCAGCAAATAATCGAGAAGGTTGAAGGTCATGCAAACGCagattcatattcatattcagtCTGTGGACTTTGATGGAACCCTGGTCTAACTTTGACTGAGTTTAGTATTGAATTGATAGTCAGACTGATCTTTTGATGAACATTAATATAATTTAGTCCAGCATTAATCCACACAAcagatttaattcatttttaaagggttttttgGCTCTAGATTGAGGATTTAGTCACCTGCCATATCCCTGCACCACCAACAGGCATGTTGGTTCATTTTAATCGCGAtgaacgataaatcaattaatcgtacgataaattaaaactatcaacctcattttaattatcggcattatcgtctcttctgaccttttcctctttctgttgatgacactgaatgaaaaaaggctcaactccggtgctctccactgacctctgacctcatatcctcagtgtaaagcccagcgcagagacacgatcttagagctgtcggccgattgtcggcccattttcaaaacctgacagaccaaacattagccgacagaaatcctaggtataacggttcgatcgggttcgttcctgccgtgtggtgtccaacaatgggcacaaaataatggctacaagtccagtgaactaattttaaaaccaggcattaatcaatgctttactacaatctacctgcaatgcatgttgctagtgtcagcgtaaagtcctgactgaatgaaaatcattacaacctatttatgtcacgttaacgaagaacagctgaaaagttaccaggtttatcaactgcggtagcaatttggctccaactcctcctcttgtcatttctatattctctgcacaaaatgttgaataaacattaatgttgtttccacatatcatctccaatgtccgctggacttcgggttgcgccgtgtcagctgtttgggattcccctccgtaatttcccctcagaaaacacggaggagaatctgcgctttctgattggctacctgtcacattcaacaggtgtcttaaagctcccagtggggaaaacccctgatttggattgGAGctgcaacgacgatctaccgtaacacaccacacaatcttagaaagaccaacgatctaagattgtcttaaggggaaaaataggagcaaaaaatcatgtagtgtgaactattgcatcaggtagtcgatgtgcccatcttctctatttaaatctaattattactgaagggcaacataatatacagacttcataatctgcactcttttggttgaatgcagtatttatttccactttggctttatgtagtttagtttttttcaagtacattttttgttaatggagactgagaatccattttatttttggttgttttatttattttgtttatcagttccagtgttaaatattcttttgaaaataaagtgtatctatctttggcaggaaatcacatcattattatgtcatttccattaaatcagtgtaaaaaggtcttcaaacaatattatcgtttatcacaataattttttgagacaattaatcgttgagcaaaatttgttatcgtcaCAGGCCTAGTTGTCACTGATTAAATACAGAGAAATGTCtccttttattattctttttattccaTATCATTGATTTTACATCATGCATCATTTCAatacaatctgtgaaaaaaaaacagacaaagcaAAACTGTTATGGCAATTTATTACAAACCATCACATAACTAGACATTAATCTTTATGGAGTTATTTTTCCTGAACATCCCTTCTGAAAGAAACTGACGAACTACTACAGGAACAACAGACTACTAAAAAGAATACCAAAAGCAACAAACTTTGATATTCccattaacatatttttaagaaaaaaacccgCTTGAGAATAAAGAGTAGAAGACAacaatatgtatatttatttaaagacctttcacaaaatgtcaaatacaaaaaaaatcatttgacaGTAAGAGTTTCAACTTCGATCTGCCTTGTAGATAAACATCCCACTGTTGAGTACATGCCAGGTCTAAACAATGTGAGAGCACCAGAAAGTCTGAAAATCTGAGCACAGACCTCAAAAGTTATAATATTTATCTGCAAAAGTAGGTTTAATTATTCAAAGATTTGCACAAATGTAGGAGAATTTAAATGTCTTTGAGTTCAGCAGCaacattaataacaataaagcCTTCTGACTTGTATGGGtaattttaaacagtttctaattacatttttacaagtttGAGTAGGTAAAATACAGAGACCTTTCTTACACGTATGAAATGGGAAAGGATTCTATTTTGTGAGTTGTAAGATGCTTAATCAAACTATGTTTACGACTGTAACCTTTTCCACAAGTGCCGCATatgaaaggcttctcacctgtgtgagatCTCATGTGGCACGTCAAACTACATTTTTGAAGGAAACCTTTCCCACAGGTTATACATGAAAacggcttctcacctgtgtgaattctcatgtggtTAGTCATACTACGTTTTTGAAGGAAATTTTTCCCACAGGTCATACACGAGAAAGGTTTTTCccccgtatgagttctcatgtggCTAGTCAAACTACGTTTTTgaatgaaactttttccacaggttagACATGAGAagggcttctcacctgtgtgagcTAGCATGTGGGTATTCAGAAATCTTTTTTgattaaaaccttttccacaggtctTACATGAGAAGggcttctcacctgtatgaatcCTCATGTGGTAAGTGAAACTATATTTTTTATAGAAACCCTTTCCACAGATTATACATGAGAAAGGCTTTTCCCCTGTGTGAGTTCTTGTGTGTCTAGTCAAGCTACGTTTTTgaatgaaactttttccacaagtaaaacatgagaaaggcttctcacctgtgtgagttaTCATGTGGCTagtaaaagtagattttttattaaaactttttccacaagttcCACATGAGAAAgacttctcacctgtgtgataTCTCACGTGGCTTGTCAAACTACGTTTTTGAATGaagctttttccacaagttaaacatgagaaaggcttttcacctgtgtgattTCTCATGTGGCTATTCAAACTATGTTTTTgcataaaaccttttccacacattagacatgagaaaggcttctcacctgtgtgagttgTTATGTGGGTACTCAAAAATCGTTTTTGATTAAAACCTTTACCACAGGTTAGACAtaagaaaggcttctcacctgtatgaattCTCATGTGGCaggtaaaatttgattttttattgAAACCCTTTCCACAAATTATACATGAGAAGAGCTTCTCACTTCTGTGAGTTATCATGTGACTATTTAAACTACGTTTTTggatgaaactttttccacaggttatacatgagaaaggtttctcacctgtgtgcgTTCTCATGTGAACACTCAAATTACGTTTCTGAACCAAACCTTTTCCACAGATTgaacaagagaaaggcttcttctcacctgtgtgagtcgTCATGTGGCGATTCAAATCATGTTTGTGAcggaaacattttccacaggttATACATGAGAACGGCTTCTCACCcgtgtgagttctcatgtgaatGGTCAAACTAAACttctgaatgaaacattttccacaggttagacatgagaaaggcttctcacctgtgtgactACTCATGTGGCTATTCAAATTATGTTTGTGATTGAAACATTTCCCACAGGTTagacatgagaaaggcttctcacctgtgtgagttctcatgtggCATTTCCAActaattttttgattaaaaccttttccacaggtttTACATGAGAAAGGCTTTTCACTagtgtgagttctcatgtggGTATTCAAATTATGTTTGTGATTGAAACATTTCCCACAGGTTTTACATAAGAAAGGCTTCTCGcctgtgtgagttctcatgtgaacTGTTAAATCactattacatttaaaaaattttccacaaacttTACATTGTTTACCATTCTGAATTTTCCTGCCCTTCATCCCTTTCTCTGCATCATCACTTTGTCCTTTGGTTTTCTGAGCCATTTTCTGTTGCCAATCATCTTTACTGGATCCTGAAGCTTCATGAGTCTTTATTTCCTGAAGTTCTACTTTAGAGAAGTTCTGTAAGAAGATTTGGTTTGCAATTACGTctggtggttgttgttggtctGTATCATTATCAAAAGCCTCTAGGACTAAATTATCAGTCTCCTGCTTTAGTATGTCCTGGTATTCATCCTGACTGATGCTTTCAGCCTCTTTCTCTGCCATCTGCTGAGGTCCTGATCCATGCTCCTCTTCCTTCACTTGTCTAGGTTTCAGTTCTCCTGGTTCCTCTTTGAGTTCAACAGGTGCAGAGTCTCCTCCCATTAAGGTATCCGTCTCCTGCTTCAGTACATCCTGGTTTTCCTCCTGATTGATGTCTTTAATCTCAATTTTTACCATGTGCTGAAGTCCTGATTGATCATAATCTTCTTTAACTTGTTGCGGTTCTAGTTCCTCTGgttcttcttttatttcaagAGGTCCAGAATCTGTCCCCATTATAATATCCATCTCTTTAGTACAATCTGGTCTTCATTCAGCAAAGGTTCAGATCCATACTCTATGTGTCCAAGTTCTGGTTCATTGGCTCTCCCTTTGGTTTTTAAAGATTCTGTTTCCCTCTTTTCCAGAACAGAGATCTCTTGTTTGTAGAAGACAAAACAATGAGCAACATCtagcttaataaaaaaaataatggtgtgggaaatctgaaaaaaagaacagaaaatgtaatattaattttagcttattttctgtgttcatCTTCCATTGACCAGTTGCTACACCAGAAGCTTTACAGCTGCAGATCATCAACATGTTGCATATGCAAGCGACAGGTGGAGCTCACCGTTTAACTGAGTTTTTTATGCAAACACTAAGGCAGACCGAGGTTTCTCTACAGTCTTTAGACACGACACAACCTAAAGGCAACTACTGATACTCGGGTTTTCTCAATTCCATTTTTTACCAGAACAAGTACTTTGTTTTGCCAATATGAGTTCTGAAATACAGTAGTTAAGAAGgtggtaaaggtaattttatttctatagcacattttcagcaacaaggcaatacaaagtcttttacaggatttaaaaggaaatacaaaccaaaagagcaaaagaagaaaaagctaataatgttgatccaaagtaaataaactagatactctTACATAGATCTCACAAtaagttttgaaaacaaatgcatcttATTTAGAACAGGTCAGCCATTCTTCTTTTTAAGCCTACAGTCCCTCTGAATGTCTTAAATCATAAATAGTGCATAACGTAcattgttcagtttttaaatgctttatcaAATTACTCATTAAAGGATGTGACTTTAGCTAGAGTTTAGATCTATAGCCTGAGCCACATCCCGAAACTCAGGCCAGGTCAAAGTTATTTGCTTCATCTGCATTTAATAAGCCTAAAATACATACACAGAGAAAGCCAAAACAGAATGAGCAATAAAGTTGTGTTAATCTACTATTGAGTAAGCATGGAGCGCATACAGCTCCACCCTGCTCCGCTCCTACCAATCACTGGATGCCCTGGCAGGACGTTTGCAGTTCAATACACTTTGGATTCCTGGGCAAGTGGAAGGTAGTGCATCTGTCCTTACTGTTGGTTGAGGATGTTGAAGATGTGAACACAACTGGAACTTTTAATAACAGGATTTCTGCTTTTTGGAGTTGGCGTTTACCTGGCATATCGTGAAATCCAGAAAACACAGGCAGCCGTTCTGGGCATTGAGAGGCCGCTGTCTGAAGGAATGTGCTGCAGACTCGGATGCTGAATTCTTGCTGAGAGTTGCAGGACAGCTGCGGCCCCTGGAACTTGCTAGTGAGATGGAATCGACCTTGActtgctggttcggttggactGACCACTTATTTGGCTGTTTGGATTTCACCATTGAGAAAGCCGTCACTACTTGACATCTGTGGACTTGAATCAGGGATCTACTGAGGCCCCTGATGATCCATCAATTATCAAAGACAA contains:
- the LOC102218838 gene encoding zinc finger protein OZF-like isoform X1: MSVIKQDALAHHFILNQQDISFLNQRESLKTKGRAEEPEHDSEPDLTAPKLEMENAIGRDSASLEIKEEPEELELQQMKEEDYQLGSLQIVKIEVEDISQDENQDVVDQEMDNSVSHKIKEESLELELKQIKEQEDGSGLEQMANIEADGISQDEDQEVPKEEIEILILKLSDDETNRQQPELNGTQIIFQNIPEADHHQGIKTNEASGSHRDKQKTRSENEEQRMKGKKIQKDKTLKQCKVCHKSFKFNCGLTVHMRTHTGEKPFSCIICGKSFNQKGNLISHMRTHTGEKPFSCLTCGKSFNQKHILNCHMRTHTGEKPFSCKTCGKCFRHKNDLNSHMRIHTSEKPFSCLTCGKGFNTKRNLTNHMTNHTGEKPFSCITCGKSFNQKGHLNRHLRTHTGEKPFPCMTCGKCFNQRGSLTSHMRTHTGEKPFSCVICGKGFNAKRNLTNHIRNHTGEKPFSCGTCGKGFSHKKSLTNHVIIHTK
- the LOC102218838 gene encoding zinc finger protein 232-like isoform X2, yielding MSVIKQDALAHHFILNQQDISFLNQRESLKTKGRAEEPEHDSEPDLTAPKLEMENAIGRDSASLEIKEEPEELELQQMKEEDYQLGSLQIVKIEVEDISQDENQDVVDQEMDNSVSHKIKEESLELELKQIKEQEDGSGLEQMANIEADGISQDEDQEVPKEEIEILILKLSDDETNRQQPELNGTQIIFQNIPEADHHQGIKTNEASGSHRDKQKTRSENEEQRMKGKKIQKDKTLKQCKVCHKSFKFNCGLTVHMRTHTGVELRSGECAEGRTAEADEGRGRAAMRRETGSSLRVCRRLKEARELHRGWDPDW
- the LOC106700309 gene encoding oocyte zinc finger protein XlCOF6-like, with amino-acid sequence MDIIMGTDSGPLEIKEEPEELEPQQVKEDYDQSGLQHMVKIEIKDINQEENQDVLKQETDTLMGGDSAPVELKEEPGELKPRQVKEEEHGSGPQQMAEKEAESISQDEYQDILKQETDNLVLEAFDNDTDQQQPPDVIANQIFLQNFSKVELQEIKTHEASGSSKDDWQQKMAQKTKGQSDDAEKGMKGRKIQNGKQCKVCGKFFKCNSDLTVHMRTHTGEKPFLCKTCGKCFNHKHNLNTHMRTHTSEKPFSCKTCGKGFNQKISWKCHMRTHTGEKPFSCLTCGKCFNHKHNLNSHMSSHTGEKPFSCLTCGKCFIQKFSLTIHMRTHTGEKPFSCITCGKCFRHKHDLNRHMTTHTGEKKPFSCSICGKGLVQKRNLSVHMRTHTGEKPFSCITCGKSFIQKRSLNSHMITHRSEKLFSCIICGKGFNKKSNFTCHMRIHTGEKPFLCLTCGKGFNQKRFLSTHITTHTGEKPFSCLMCGKGFMQKHSLNSHMRNHTGEKPFSCLTCGKSFIQKRSLTSHVRYHTGEKSFSCGTCGKSFNKKSTFTSHMITHTGEKPFSCFTCGKSFIQKRSLTRHTRTHTGEKPFSCIICGKGFYKKYSFTYHMRIHTGEKPFSCKTCGKGFNQKRFLNTHMLAHTGEKPFSCLTCGKSFIQKRSLTSHMRTHTGEKPFSCMTCGKNFLQKRSMTNHMRIHTGEKPFSCITCGKGFLQKCSLTCHMRSHTGEKPFICGTCGKGYSRKHSLIKHLTTHKIESFPISYV